In one Moritella sp. 5 genomic region, the following are encoded:
- a CDS encoding MBL fold metallo-hydrolase has translation MSSIIIKPFFHKDTCTISYIIYDLNSAKAAIIDSAIDYENNAGKVAFYFADAQIEFVQHHKLEVEWILETHAHADHLSAAHYLRSKLGGKIAIGKYITQAQRIFKDIFALSDSEISVSGAEFDLLLSHNDKLYIGDTVIKVIETPGHTKDSVTYLVEDNAFIGDTLFMPDSGSARCDFPGGAATELYQSIMQLYALPDNTKLWMCHDYQPNGRKLQYQTTVAESKKSNIHIRNDVSHDCFVATRQTRDKTLAVPRLLYSALQVNIKAGELPQANNRNQVLLKEPIHALKID, from the coding sequence TTGTCTTCAATTATTATTAAACCATTTTTCCATAAAGATACTTGTACGATAAGTTACATTATTTATGATTTGAATAGCGCTAAGGCTGCAATCATTGATAGTGCTATCGATTATGAAAACAACGCTGGTAAGGTTGCTTTTTATTTTGCAGATGCTCAAATTGAGTTTGTACAACACCACAAACTAGAAGTTGAATGGATATTAGAAACGCACGCCCATGCAGATCACTTATCAGCCGCACATTATTTAAGATCCAAGCTTGGTGGTAAAATCGCTATTGGTAAGTACATTACGCAAGCACAGCGTATTTTTAAGGATATCTTTGCCTTGAGTGACAGTGAAATATCTGTATCGGGTGCCGAGTTTGATCTACTGCTTAGCCACAATGACAAGCTTTATATTGGTGACACTGTTATCAAGGTTATTGAAACACCTGGACACACAAAGGACAGCGTAACTTATCTCGTCGAAGACAATGCATTCATTGGAGATACGTTATTCATGCCAGATAGCGGCTCAGCACGTTGTGACTTCCCTGGCGGTGCTGCGACCGAATTATATCAGAGCATAATGCAACTCTACGCACTCCCAGACAATACCAAGCTATGGATGTGCCATGATTACCAACCAAACGGTAGAAAACTACAATACCAAACGACCGTTGCTGAAAGCAAAAAGTCGAATATACATATTCGTAATGATGTCAGCCATGACTGCTTTGTTGCAACAAGACAAACGCGTGATAAAACCTTAGCAGTGCCAAGGCTCTTGTACTCTGCATTGCAAGTCAATATTAAAGCAGGAGAACTGCCGCAAGCAAATAATCGCAATCAAGTGCTTTTAAAAGAGCCGATTCACGCACTAAAAATTGATTAA
- a CDS encoding catalase — protein sequence MSKKLTTAAGCPVAHNQNVQTAGKRGPQLLQDVWFLEKLAHFDREVIPERRMHAKGSGAYGTFTVTHDITRFTKAKIFSAIGKKTEMFTRFTTVAGERGAADAERDIRGFAMKFYTEEGNWDLVGNNTPVFFLRDPLKFPDLNHAVKRDPRTNMRSAKNNWDFWTSLPEALHQITIVMSDRGIPATYRHMHGFGSHTFSFINSDNERFWVKFHFKSQQGIKNLSDAESEVLIGKDRESHHRDLLESIDNSDFPKWTLQVQIMPEDDASKVPYNPFDLTKIWPHSDYPLIEVGEFELNRNPENFFAEVEQSAFNPASVVPGISFSPDKMLQGRLFSYGDAQRYRLGVNHHSIPVNAPRCPVHSYHRDGAMRVDGNYGGTLGYEPNDQGEWAEQPDFSEPPLSLDGAAAHWDHREDDDYFSQPGDLFRLMTPEKQAILFDNTARNLGGVPEEIQIRHLRHCFKADPDYGHGIAKLLGIDVSKYQN from the coding sequence ATGAGCAAGAAATTAACGACTGCAGCAGGTTGCCCTGTTGCGCATAATCAGAATGTCCAAACCGCGGGTAAAAGAGGGCCTCAACTGCTACAGGATGTGTGGTTTCTGGAAAAACTCGCACACTTTGATCGAGAGGTGATCCCTGAACGTCGTATGCATGCCAAAGGCTCTGGTGCTTATGGTACGTTTACCGTTACGCATGATATTACTCGATTTACCAAAGCGAAAATTTTCTCGGCAATTGGTAAAAAAACAGAGATGTTTACACGGTTTACTACAGTTGCAGGTGAGCGTGGAGCCGCAGATGCCGAGCGTGATATTCGTGGTTTTGCAATGAAGTTCTATACAGAAGAAGGCAACTGGGATCTCGTCGGTAACAATACACCGGTGTTTTTCTTGCGTGATCCGCTTAAATTTCCCGATCTAAATCATGCAGTAAAGCGCGATCCTAGAACGAATATGCGCAGTGCAAAAAACAACTGGGATTTCTGGACATCATTACCTGAAGCGTTGCATCAAATCACAATAGTAATGAGTGATCGTGGTATTCCGGCAACGTATCGACATATGCACGGATTTGGTAGTCACACGTTTAGCTTTATCAACAGTGATAATGAACGTTTCTGGGTCAAATTCCATTTCAAATCACAGCAGGGTATTAAAAACTTATCGGATGCAGAATCAGAAGTATTGATCGGTAAAGACCGAGAAAGTCATCACCGAGATTTGTTAGAAAGCATTGATAATAGCGACTTCCCTAAGTGGACGCTGCAAGTGCAAATCATGCCAGAAGACGACGCATCTAAAGTGCCTTATAACCCGTTTGATCTTACTAAAATCTGGCCACATAGCGACTATCCACTGATTGAAGTGGGTGAGTTCGAGCTAAACCGTAATCCTGAAAACTTCTTTGCTGAAGTGGAGCAATCCGCTTTTAATCCAGCAAGCGTAGTACCGGGTATCAGTTTTTCACCAGATAAAATGTTACAAGGTCGTCTGTTCTCGTATGGCGATGCACAACGTTACCGTTTAGGGGTTAATCACCACAGTATTCCGGTTAATGCGCCGCGCTGCCCTGTACACAGTTATCACCGAGATGGCGCTATGCGTGTTGATGGTAACTATGGCGGTACGCTAGGTTATGAGCCAAACGATCAAGGTGAATGGGCTGAACAACCTGACTTCTCTGAGCCTCCGTTAAGCTTAGATGGTGCCGCTGCGCACTGGGACCATCGCGAAGATGATGATTACTTTAGTCAACCAGGTGATTTGTTCCGACTTATGACGCCAGAAAAACAAGCTATTTTGTTTGATAATACGGCGCGTAACTTAGGTGGTGTACCAGAGGAAATTCAAATCAGACATTTAAGACATTGCTTTAAAGCCGATCCCGATTATGGTCACGGCATTGCCAAATTATTGGGCATTGATGTGAGTAAATATCAAAACTAG
- a CDS encoding patatin family protein, with product MQKRALIVEGGGMRGIFASGVLDAFMDKHYLPYDFAIGVSAGASNLVGYLGNAPQRSFNIITTMATDKAFFNPIRFAKGGNLIDVKWLWEVSNERYPIDRDKLFTNIPMYAAVTNIDTGHADYHRIKPDTLSNVLEATTALPIAYRETPCFSGGCYTDGGVADSIPVRKAYRLGARDITVVLSHPLSYKKQTIKYPWLVKTLFSQHPNIAKSMMVRASNYNESLEFIKNPPSDLNIRVIAPPEQFAVKRLTMNKKTLNKGYLMGKQAGLEHIENSV from the coding sequence ATGCAAAAAAGAGCATTAATTGTAGAAGGTGGCGGTATGCGCGGTATTTTTGCTAGTGGTGTATTAGACGCTTTTATGGATAAGCACTATTTACCCTATGATTTTGCTATTGGGGTCTCTGCTGGTGCGTCTAACTTGGTGGGCTATCTTGGTAATGCTCCACAGCGTAGTTTCAATATCATCACCACAATGGCCACTGATAAAGCCTTTTTTAATCCTATTCGATTTGCGAAAGGCGGTAACCTTATTGATGTTAAATGGTTATGGGAAGTATCGAACGAGCGCTATCCGATTGATCGGGATAAGTTATTTACTAATATTCCGATGTATGCCGCAGTAACGAATATTGATACCGGTCATGCTGATTACCATCGCATTAAGCCAGACACATTATCTAATGTACTTGAAGCAACGACGGCGTTACCGATTGCTTATCGTGAAACGCCTTGCTTTTCAGGCGGCTGCTATACTGATGGAGGCGTTGCCGATTCTATCCCTGTACGCAAAGCATATCGGTTGGGTGCGCGTGATATTACCGTGGTACTTTCACATCCGCTTAGTTATAAAAAACAAACTATTAAGTATCCATGGTTGGTTAAAACATTATTCTCTCAGCACCCTAATATCGCAAAATCAATGATGGTAAGAGCGAGCAATTATAACGAATCTCTCGAGTTTATAAAAAATCCACCGAGTGACTTGAACATTCGAGTCATTGCGCCACCTGAACAGTTTGCCGTTAAACGGTTAACAATGAATAAAAAGACTCTAAATAAAGGCTACTTGATGGGTAAGCAAGCCGGGCTGGAACACATCGAAAATAGTGTTTAA
- the glgC gene encoding glucose-1-phosphate adenylyltransferase: MQDTLTVVLAGGMGARLAPLSDNRAKPAVPFGGKYRIIDFTLTNCLHSGLRRILVLTQYKSHSLQKHLRDGWSIFNPELGEYITVVPPQMRKGDKWYSGTADAIYQNLWLLSRSEAKYVVVLSGDHIYRMDYAPMLQRHQEIGADLSIACMEVPVAEATNFGVMAIDEKRKIIEFSEKPEHPASLPDDPEKSLASMGIYIFTTDALIDALEKDADNPNSNHDFGKDIIPRLIDKEKVYAHQFGGSTGRVSEDAYWRDVGTIDSLYQANMDLLQPVSPINLYQRDWGIRTYEPQLPPARTTASETGNEGIFINSLISNGVLITGGSVQNSVLSSNVQINDGATVSASILFDDVEVGEYSQLQNCIIDKHVKIPPRTKIGVNKAEDAARFTISERGIVVVPESYKFE, from the coding sequence ATGCAAGATACATTAACGGTAGTCCTCGCTGGTGGAATGGGGGCACGCCTTGCTCCGCTCTCCGATAACAGAGCAAAACCCGCTGTGCCTTTCGGTGGTAAATATCGAATCATCGACTTTACCTTAACCAATTGCCTTCACTCTGGTCTAAGACGAATTCTGGTATTGACCCAATATAAGTCCCATTCATTACAGAAACATTTACGTGATGGCTGGTCTATCTTCAACCCAGAGTTAGGTGAATACATTACCGTCGTCCCGCCACAAATGCGTAAAGGCGACAAATGGTATAGCGGCACAGCCGACGCAATTTATCAAAACTTATGGTTGTTATCACGTAGCGAAGCTAAGTATGTTGTGGTTCTCTCTGGTGATCATATCTACAGAATGGATTATGCACCCATGCTGCAACGCCATCAGGAAATAGGCGCAGATTTAAGCATCGCTTGTATGGAAGTACCCGTTGCTGAAGCGACAAATTTTGGTGTAATGGCGATCGACGAAAAACGAAAAATTATCGAATTTTCAGAAAAACCCGAGCATCCAGCGTCACTACCCGATGACCCTGAAAAGAGTTTGGCGTCAATGGGCATCTATATTTTCACCACTGATGCGTTAATTGATGCGTTAGAAAAAGACGCAGATAACCCCAATTCTAACCACGATTTTGGTAAAGATATTATTCCAAGGTTAATTGATAAAGAAAAAGTCTACGCACACCAATTTGGCGGTTCGACTGGACGTGTGAGCGAGGATGCTTATTGGCGTGATGTGGGCACCATCGATTCGTTATATCAAGCCAATATGGACTTGCTACAACCCGTTTCACCCATCAATTTGTACCAACGCGACTGGGGTATTAGAACCTACGAACCACAATTACCACCAGCAAGAACGACGGCATCGGAAACCGGCAATGAAGGGATATTTATCAATTCGCTTATTTCTAACGGTGTGCTTATCACTGGTGGTTCAGTACAAAATTCGGTTTTATCATCAAATGTACAAATCAACGACGGGGCGACTGTTTCAGCAAGTATCTTGTTTGATGATGTTGAAGTCGGCGAATACAGCCAGCTGCAGAATTGCATTATCGACAAACATGTAAAAATCCCACCAAGAACCAAAATAGGGGTGAATAAAGCAGAAGACGCCGCGCGATTCACCATTTCAGAACGCGGTATTGTTGTCGTACCTGAATCTTATAAATTCGAGTGA
- a CDS encoding electron transfer flavoprotein subunit alpha/FixB family protein, which yields MAILIVADHDNHTLQAATFSVLTAASEIAKHIRDTELHLLIIGDECQSVVAMAQGITGLSKILVSDHQIHQYPLAENIAPLIFSLVQEQGHCNDENRVFDKVEYSHIITSAGTTGKDYQPRVAALLDVAQISDIISVESADTFKRPIYAGKAIATVQSSDAIKVLTVRSSAFTAASLTTELLAIESQVPVVALAAQADSGKSAFIKAELTQSSRPELTTAKIVISGGRGMQNADNFELLYTLADQLNAAVGASRAAVDAGFVANDLQIGQTGKIVAPELYIAVGISGAIQHVAGITGSKVIVAINNDPDAPIFDVADYCLVADLFEVLPELIAVLKVKD from the coding sequence ATGGCAATATTGATAGTAGCAGATCATGACAACCATACACTGCAAGCCGCGACGTTCAGTGTATTGACTGCTGCATCTGAGATAGCAAAGCATATCCGTGATACGGAATTGCACTTGCTTATTATCGGCGATGAATGTCAGTCTGTGGTTGCTATGGCACAGGGGATAACGGGTTTGAGTAAAATATTGGTATCCGATCATCAGATTCATCAATATCCCTTAGCTGAGAATATCGCACCGTTAATTTTTTCGTTAGTACAAGAGCAAGGTCACTGCAACGACGAAAACCGAGTGTTTGATAAGGTAGAATATAGTCACATCATTACGTCTGCCGGAACCACAGGTAAAGATTATCAGCCCAGAGTGGCTGCCTTGTTAGATGTTGCGCAGATCTCCGATATTATCAGTGTTGAATCAGCAGATACCTTTAAACGACCTATTTATGCGGGTAAAGCCATTGCGACGGTACAATCGAGCGATGCCATCAAGGTTTTAACTGTGCGTAGTAGTGCGTTTACAGCTGCGTCATTAACGACTGAGCTGTTAGCAATAGAGAGTCAAGTACCGGTTGTTGCATTAGCTGCGCAAGCGGATAGTGGAAAATCAGCGTTTATTAAAGCGGAACTAACGCAATCATCCCGACCAGAATTAACCACGGCCAAGATTGTTATTTCGGGTGGGCGAGGGATGCAAAATGCTGATAATTTTGAGTTGCTTTACACACTCGCAGATCAGCTTAATGCGGCGGTAGGCGCTAGTCGTGCAGCGGTAGATGCCGGGTTTGTGGCGAATGATTTACAGATCGGGCAAACAGGTAAAATCGTTGCCCCCGAACTGTATATTGCCGTGGGTATATCTGGTGCGATCCAACATGTAGCGGGTATCACAGGCAGCAAGGTCATTGTCGCCATCAATAACGATCCAGACGCCCCGATCTTTGATGTGGCAGACTATTGCTTAGTAGCAGACTTGTTCGAAGTATTGCCTGAGTTAATCGCGGTGTTGAAAGTGAAAGATTAG
- a CDS encoding electron transfer flavoprotein subunit beta/FixA family protein has protein sequence MKILVAVKRVVDHKVNVRVKADETGIETANVKMAINPFCEIAIEQAVRFKEQGSVDEVVLVCIGPKEADVQLRAGLAFGADRAILIRTDEEVQSLDVAKILHKIVQEELPDVVLLGKQAIDTDNNQTGQMLAALTNMPQGTFASNIVFSVPNTVKVTREVDGGLVTLALSLPAVITVDLRLNIPRYASLPNIMKAKRKVITMTSPVSLGVSLSPRLTTLKVESPPVRQAGVKVADVAELVDKLQL, from the coding sequence ATGAAGATATTGGTCGCGGTGAAGCGAGTTGTCGATCATAAGGTCAACGTCAGGGTGAAAGCGGATGAAACGGGTATTGAAACCGCGAATGTAAAAATGGCGATAAATCCATTCTGTGAAATCGCTATTGAACAAGCTGTACGCTTTAAAGAGCAGGGCTCGGTTGACGAAGTTGTCTTGGTTTGTATTGGCCCTAAAGAGGCGGATGTACAGTTACGGGCTGGATTAGCCTTCGGTGCAGATCGCGCAATTCTGATTAGGACCGATGAAGAAGTACAATCCCTTGATGTGGCTAAAATACTACACAAAATTGTGCAAGAAGAACTGCCAGATGTAGTACTACTGGGTAAGCAAGCGATTGATACCGACAATAATCAAACAGGGCAAATGTTAGCGGCACTCACGAATATGCCACAAGGCACCTTTGCTTCTAATATCGTTTTTAGCGTCCCGAATACAGTCAAAGTAACCCGCGAAGTTGACGGTGGTTTAGTCACATTAGCCTTGAGCTTACCTGCCGTAATTACTGTTGATTTACGTTTAAACATCCCCCGGTATGCCTCGTTACCGAATATCATGAAAGCGAAACGAAAAGTCATCACGATGACGTCCCCTGTCTCTTTGGGGGTTAGTTTATCCCCACGGCTAACCACGCTTAAAGTAGAATCGCCCCCAGTACGTCAAGCTGGGGTTAAAGTGGCTGATGTCGCTGAACTGGTGGATAAATTGCAACTGTAA
- a CDS encoding RidA family protein — MVNFPLPDAPKPIGSYEPYIIRNGIGAISGQFPIRDNKLIYTGKVGAELSLTDAKIAIEIAALNVLSQLKNGTDDFATLDGILRMDAYIASVDGFYQQAEIINTASNLLIKILGEKGKHARSAIAVSQLPLNSSVELVVTFAASSK; from the coding sequence ATGGTGAATTTTCCGCTTCCTGATGCGCCTAAACCAATCGGCTCTTACGAACCCTACATTATACGTAATGGGATAGGGGCTATTTCAGGCCAGTTTCCAATTAGGGATAATAAGTTAATTTATACAGGAAAAGTAGGGGCTGAGTTATCGCTAACCGACGCAAAAATAGCAATTGAAATTGCGGCATTAAATGTATTGTCGCAACTAAAAAATGGCACGGATGATTTTGCTACGCTTGATGGTATTTTAAGAATGGATGCTTATATCGCGAGCGTGGATGGTTTTTACCAGCAAGCTGAAATTATAAATACAGCCTCTAATTTACTTATAAAAATATTAGGTGAGAAAGGAAAACATGCTAGAAGTGCGATAGCTGTATCGCAGTTACCACTTAATTCAAGTGTTGAACTTGTTGTTACTTTCGCAGCAAGTTCAAAGTAA
- a CDS encoding zinc-binding dehydrogenase, whose protein sequence is MSKTMKAIVMSAFGTPEVLSVATIAMPRPKNNEVLIKVEAAGINRLDHYIREGGVNPNINFPFILGSDAVGHVVELGSQVTQFTLGERVIPMPGYPVDPNDHGAEVLGTSKSYAIRGLIEHGAYAQYMVVPENWLLKETTGLPAELLAGLPMPLVTGVRAVKEVGEVKAGQYVLVHAGASSTGSMMIQVAKTLGAKVATTTRTDDKVEFLKSIGADLVISGNPDNTIELINEWTNSAGLDVVIDQLGGDSLRQSVEWVKPLGIVVLMGNVLGLESTIPVRSLFFPQKQIRGTLMGNVSDLEWGLEQVKNGNIKPQIDTVFTPEQATEAHQYLADGKALGLTVFKF, encoded by the coding sequence ATGTCTAAAACAATGAAAGCGATCGTGATGTCAGCATTTGGTACACCTGAAGTTTTATCTGTTGCTACTATTGCTATGCCTCGCCCTAAAAACAATGAAGTATTAATCAAAGTTGAAGCAGCTGGTATTAATCGCCTAGATCACTATATTCGCGAAGGCGGTGTAAACCCAAATATAAACTTTCCTTTTATTTTGGGCTCAGATGCCGTCGGTCATGTTGTTGAACTTGGCAGTCAAGTGACTCAATTTACCCTTGGAGAGCGCGTTATACCTATGCCTGGTTACCCTGTAGATCCGAACGATCATGGTGCTGAAGTATTAGGGACATCAAAGTCGTACGCTATTCGTGGATTAATTGAGCACGGTGCTTATGCGCAATACATGGTTGTGCCTGAAAATTGGCTATTAAAAGAAACCACGGGACTACCAGCAGAATTATTAGCAGGGTTACCTATGCCATTAGTGACTGGGGTTAGGGCAGTAAAAGAAGTAGGGGAAGTTAAAGCGGGTCAATATGTACTTGTACATGCTGGCGCATCAAGTACTGGTTCAATGATGATCCAAGTTGCTAAAACACTGGGTGCAAAAGTTGCGACGACTACACGCACCGATGATAAAGTTGAATTCCTAAAATCCATTGGTGCCGATTTAGTGATTAGCGGTAATCCTGATAATACTATTGAGTTAATTAATGAATGGACTAACAGCGCTGGTTTAGATGTTGTCATTGATCAATTAGGTGGAGATAGCCTTAGACAATCAGTTGAATGGGTTAAACCTTTAGGTATTGTTGTTTTAATGGGTAATGTTCTTGGATTAGAATCAACGATCCCTGTCAGAAGTCTGTTTTTCCCACAAAAACAAATAAGAGGCACGCTGATGGGCAATGTAAGCGATCTCGAATGGGGGCTTGAACAAGTCAAAAACGGTAATATAAAACCCCAAATAGACACCGTATTTACGCCAGAACAGGCAACCGAAGCACACCAATACTTAGCCGATGGTAAAGCGCTAGGTTTAACGGTATTTAAATTTTGA